The genomic stretch TCAATTCTCGGAGTTGTCTGCCTCAGCACTTCAGCCGGATAGATCACAATTTTCTTCACAGGCTATTTTATCAAATTTTTTCCCGAACTCAGGTTATAATTCTCTTATGAAAATAGTATTCTTTGGTTCATCGGAGTATTCACTACTCATTCTAAAGTGTCTTCAAAAAATCCAGGGTTTTGACGTTTCCGCAGTAGTTACCAAGCCGGACAAAGCCACCGGCAGGGACAAGCAAATCACCCCCAATCCCGTCTCCCGGTTTTGTGCAGACAATCATCTCCCCCTACTTCAGCCCGAAGCTTTTGACGACCAATTTTCCGATACCTTTCGGTCGCTTAAACCCGATTTGGGCCTATGTGTCGCCTATGGTCCGCCCTACTTCTCCCAAGAGTTGATTGACATTCCCAAGTACAAAATTGTCAACATCCACCCCTCTCCTTTACCAAAATACCGGGGAGCAACACCCGGACCATGGCAAATAATTAACAACGAAACCAAAAGCGCTGTCACCTTTTTCCAAATCGATATTCTCCCCGATCACGGCCCTGTCATTACCCAAATCCCCTTCACTATTTCACCAGACGAGACATCCTCTTCGTTTTACCAAAAAGCCTTCAACCTCGCCGCTGATAGTCTGGAAACTGTTCTCACCTCCTATATCCAAAATCCTCAATCACTGTTGCCTCAAGACCACTCAAAAAAATCTTATTTCCCCAAACTCTCAAAAGAATCCGCAAAAATAGACTGGTCTTGGAACATCAACAAAATAGAGCACTTCATCCGTGCCCTCGACCCCTGGCCTATCGCCTGGACCGAGGTAACCAATTCCAAAAACCAGATTTTAAAAATGAAAATCTTTTCCTCGACTTTTGACTTTCGACTTTCGACTTTAAGACTCGGTACAGTCCAGATAGAAGGCAAAAAACCGATCCCCTGGGCCGAGGTAAAAGACTACTACCGGATTATCAAATAGTCAGTTGTCATATTACCTTAGGTTAGGGTATATATGTCATAATTACCATGGTTTTTTCCCAAAAAAATAGGTCATACGATATCAAAACACGGTCGAAAGATTGGCCAATTTCATCAAATCATCATTTACAAATATTTTTATTTTTTGAATATAAATATCATCTATTATGCCTATAGACAGGCATAAATAATTTTGACATCTTAATCATTTTCTGTCTTAATTTTAACAAGGAGGAAAAATATGGCAACCAAAAAAAAAGTAGTCAAAAAAACCGTCAAGAAACCGGTCAAGAAAAAAGTAAAAAAAGCAGCTGCAAAAAAGAAAAAGAAATAGTTGTAAGCTGAAACCAAAAAACAAAAACGGTACTTAAACGAGTGCCGTTTTTTGTATTTCTTTCTTCAATCTCTTCAGGCACTTAGCACAAAATTTCCCGCTAATCTTCTCCCCGTCCACCGACATTGTCACCTTGTGGATATTGGCCATAAAGGTCCGCCTGGTTCTGTTTTGAGCGTGAGAACGGTTCCTGCCGATCTTTGTTCCCTTACTACACAAACTACATGTACGCATGGGTTATACTATATCAAAGTTTATGAAAATTTAATACATGGCAAATATCGTCTCTTTTATAGCTCTAATCATCGCCATTACCATCCACGAATTCTCCCACGCCTTTATGGCCGACCGTCTCGGCGATCCCACCCCCCGATCCCATGGTAGGTTATCACTCAACCCTCTAAATCATCTCGATCCGATAGGGACTTTAATGATGCTCGTCGCCCATTTCGGCTGGGGTAAGCCGGTCCCCATTGATGCCTATAATTTCAGTCATCCCAAAAGAGACGAAATGCTCGTCGCCCTCGCCGGCCCCGCCAGCAATCTGATTCTGGCCTCCATCCTGGCTATTGTTTACAACGCCACCGGTAGTTCGGTTGTCTACATTATTGCTCTGATTAATATTTACCTAGCTATTTTTAATCTTCTCCCCGTTCCTCCCCTCGATGGTTCCAAAATATTTCTCAATCTCCTCCCTCAGGATAAATCCGTTGAGTGGCAAGAAGCTTTCGACAGATACGGCATATTTTTGTTAGTCGCCCTGATTTTTCTGCCCGTTGGTGGGTCAAACTTAATTAGTCTAATCATCTCCCCCATCGTCGGCTTCATCTCCAAGGTGCTATTTATTCGCTAGCCGAAAACAAAATTACTTTTTCTTCTTTTCCAAAGCCTCGTCATCCAACAACTGGTTGAGGGTCATCACCATTTTGGTAATCTCTTTTGTTCTATACCCATGTACCTGCGCCCCTTGCTCCAAAGTCTCCTCTCCCGCCGCCATACATCCCACACAATGAAAGTTATAATCCTCGACCAGTACCCGCGCTAATTTTGGATATTTTTCCAGTAACTCCCCAATTAGCATCGACTTATCAATTTTTTGTTTTGTCTTCATAACTTCTTATTTTACACCACAAATTACGTTATACTCAGCTATTAAACATTAAGACTTCAAATATGGACTTTCAAAAAATGGTTGATCGGGCAAACCAAATCTTAAATTATTATGCCGAATCCGACAAAAAAAGGCTCGGCCACGAATGGCCACGGGGTGAATATATGAAAGCTTTATTTGGCGACATGGGCGCTCTGGCCAAATTAACCATGGCAAAAGACGGTCTGCGTGACATAGAAGATGTAGACATCAAACTCTCCCGGGAATTCGCCGATGTACTTTGCGGCCTTATTTTTTTAGCCGGTAAATATGAAGTTGATCTCGAAAAAGCCTTTTATGAAGGCATGGATGAGTTGGAACGAAGAGCCACTACCAGTGCCGGTGTCACCGGACTAACCAAGACTGATGCCAAATATGGAAAATTTGATCGATAAAAATGGTATAATGAGCTGTCCTGCCAGAAGCAATTCTTTGAGAGGGTGTTTTTTCTAGCTAACCTTCAAAAATGGATGGCGCGTTCTTTAAGAGCTTTGCTCTTAGGGATAGCCTTCCACCACGTTTTTTAGCGTGGAAAAGCCGCTATCGAAGTAAACTTTTGGCGGGATTTTTTATATTCCGATTTCCTTTTTGATCCGTTCCAGTATCAGGGGCAGGCTCTTTCTGTTATTCTCTGCCTCCTTGGAAATTGTCTCCGAAAATTTATTCCGGTACTTCTTTTCGTTATTCAGGTAATTAAGAAAAAATTTCGTTATCTCCCCGTTTTTCTCTTTCACCCACCCTAGTTTCTTGTGAAGCACAATTTCTATATTCCCATCTTCCTGCCCGCCTATATGAGTTATCGCCACAAACGGTTTGGCCATTGCCACTACATCAAACAAAAAATTCGGCCCCGCCTTGCCAAACACAATATCACACCCCGACAACACCTCGGCCATATTGTCAATCCAACCCAAATTCTTTATCTCCACCAGGTTATCTTTGCGGTACCTTTCCAATAGTCTCATGTATTCGGCCACCAAATTAAAACCCAGTTTATCCGTCCCCGAATTAAACACCAATCCCACCTTTTTCTTCACAAAAACCAAAGCCGGCAAAATCTTTACCAGCGAATTTGTCCCCAAACTCCCCCCACCCACAAAAATCACCGGCCGATCGTCGGTAAATCCGAGTTTTCCTTTGGCCTCCATCCGGTCATATTTTTTATACATTGCCTCCCTCACCCACCAACCCGTCATCATTATGTTATCCGGCAAAATTCCATACCTCAATGCCTTTTTCCAACCTACCTCATCATAAACCAAATGTAAGTCCGCTCCGGGAACAAAAGATACGGGGTTAATTGACCACGGATCGGCTACCACCGTCCACAGTTTAAACTTTTGATTTTTATCGCCCTCTTTCAACTTTGCCAAAGAATGACTATGAAAAAAATATGCGCTGATTATCAAATCCGGTTTGTATTTGTTGACCACCTTTTTCAGTCTCGGCACACTGGTCAGCGATACTCTTTCCGTCAGCTCTCTCAATCTATCAAACTCCATCAATTTATATGCAATCCTATTGGTTGTGGGCGAAAATCTATACAAAAATGTATACACATCATTGGCTATCCCCGTTTCCGCCTTTACCTCCTCATAAAGAACCTCAAAATTTTCATCCGTTTCCTTATCTTTAAGATACCCATATATTGCCTTGGCAATCGATCTGTGCCCCCACGGCATCTGATCAGTTATGACCAAAATTTTCTTTTTTGCACTTGACATACAATCTATATTTTAACCTATTACCCCTCAAAACACTCTGATATAATAATCCCACTAGCTCCTGCTTTTTCGCCCTCCTAGCTCAATGGTAGAGCGACGGTTTTGTAAACCGCTGATTGGGGTCCGATTCCCCGGGAGGGCTCCTAAAAACTCGACACCATAACCACACCCCATCCTCAAGCCTCAGCCCACAATCCCCACAGACGAAAAGCTCTCGCCTTAATTGGTAGGTGGAATAAATTGTGACTCGGTCAAAAACCTAAAATAGCTAGTATTCCCCTTAATAACGTTTTGAATGACCTGATTACCCACCAACACCATATCATAACCATCAATTGGCAATGAAATCCCGTTTAAAAATCTCCCCGGCTCGGCATTTATATCAACCCATGGTTTTGCTATCGTCGGATGCCCGCTGGCATCAGCCAAAACCCATCGGGTATAACCCTTGGTTCCTTTAGTTACAATCTCCAAAAGATTCCCGCGGCGATCGACATAGGTTGCATAGCTGTCATAAGGCCCACCTCCGACAGGCAGGCTCAAAGTTTCCACAATCCAACGAACACCTGTATTACTCCAATCAGGAGACCCGTCAGCCTTCGGCGGAACAACCCGATAATGTTTCGAGTTTCCCCTAAAAAATATCTGCCAAAGATGCCCGTTACTTTCCTTAAAAGTCGACGCCGTACTCACCGGACCTGTTCCCGAAGTAAAAACCGAACCCACATCATTGGCAAACCAGGGTATCGTTATGTTATTCCAATCCGGATTACCCGAACCGTCATTTTTGGAAGCAACTGCCCGGCTGTACCCCACCGTCCCTTTCATTAGAGTCTGCCAAAAACTGCCCGAATAGTCAACAAAAGTCGTATATGCATCAAAGGGTGGAGAAACATTCGGAACCATCCCATTCATTGTAATCTGCGACCACGGAGTCAAATCAGGAGTTACTATCACCGTCGGCAAAGGTATCGGAGTATCGGTAGGACTTCTCGTTGGTAATGCTATAGGGGTATTGGTAGTTTTTGGTGGCGGTGTGATTGGAGTAACCGTAGGAACTCTGGTCGGTGGAGGAGGTGTATTTGTAGAAATTGCCACTGAAGAAATTGGCGTATTAAAGAACAACACTCTGTTCCAGGTGTGGTCAAGAACTACTAAGTTCCCGTCTTTATCAAACGACGGGCTAGAAAGCTGTGAACCGGGTATCGGAATCACCCTCGAAGCATCAACCCTACAAGGTTGTGAGCATGCCGGTAAAGGGTTGTCAAAAAGATAACTTCTCTTTTGATAATCATTCCCATAACCATCCGTCACCATCACCATTTTATTGTCCCGCGAAAACGCCACCCCGATAGGTGTATATGGAATACTTCCCGAAGACTTGTAGTCATTTTTATGCGTAAAATCTGACCCTCCATAAACCCTTTTCGGCACTCTTTCTCCTTGGGCAAAAAATACTTTGTTCGGATCAGGAATCAAAGTCTCCCGGTCAAACTCTA from Candidatus Shapirobacteria bacterium encodes the following:
- a CDS encoding site-2 protease family protein; protein product: MANIVSFIALIIAITIHEFSHAFMADRLGDPTPRSHGRLSLNPLNHLDPIGTLMMLVAHFGWGKPVPIDAYNFSHPKRDEMLVALAGPASNLILASILAIVYNATGSSVVYIIALINIYLAIFNLLPVPPLDGSKIFLNLLPQDKSVEWQEAFDRYGIFLLVALIFLPVGGSNLISLIISPIVGFISKVLFIR
- a CDS encoding methionyl-tRNA formyltransferase, whose product is MKIVFFGSSEYSLLILKCLQKIQGFDVSAVVTKPDKATGRDKQITPNPVSRFCADNHLPLLQPEAFDDQFSDTFRSLKPDLGLCVAYGPPYFSQELIDIPKYKIVNIHPSPLPKYRGATPGPWQIINNETKSAVTFFQIDILPDHGPVITQIPFTISPDETSSSFYQKAFNLAADSLETVLTSYIQNPQSLLPQDHSKKSYFPKLSKESAKIDWSWNINKIEHFIRALDPWPIAWTEVTNSKNQILKMKIFSSTFDFRLSTLRLGTVQIEGKKPIPWAEVKDYYRIIK
- a CDS encoding glycosyltransferase — protein: MSSAKKKILVITDQMPWGHRSIAKAIYGYLKDKETDENFEVLYEEVKAETGIANDVYTFLYRFSPTTNRIAYKLMEFDRLRELTERVSLTSVPRLKKVVNKYKPDLIISAYFFHSHSLAKLKEGDKNQKFKLWTVVADPWSINPVSFVPGADLHLVYDEVGWKKALRYGILPDNIMMTGWWVREAMYKKYDRMEAKGKLGFTDDRPVIFVGGGSLGTNSLVKILPALVFVKKKVGLVFNSGTDKLGFNLVAEYMRLLERYRKDNLVEIKNLGWIDNMAEVLSGCDIVFGKAGPNFLFDVVAMAKPFVAITHIGGQEDGNIEIVLHKKLGWVKEKNGEITKFFLNYLNNEKKYRNKFSETISKEAENNRKSLPLILERIKKEIGI
- a CDS encoding DUF1858 domain-containing protein is translated as MKTKQKIDKSMLIGELLEKYPKLARVLVEDYNFHCVGCMAAGEETLEQGAQVHGYRTKEITKMVMTLNQLLDDEALEKKKK
- a CDS encoding nucleotide pyrophosphohydrolase, which encodes MDFQKMVDRANQILNYYAESDKKRLGHEWPRGEYMKALFGDMGALAKLTMAKDGLRDIEDVDIKLSREFADVLCGLIFLAGKYEVDLEKAFYEGMDELERRATTSAGVTGLTKTDAKYGKFDR